One Ranitomeya variabilis isolate aRanVar5 chromosome 4, aRanVar5.hap1, whole genome shotgun sequence genomic window, ttggttctggtgctgcattcaggtactgatggtggttctggtgctgcaattcatgtgctgatggtggttttggttttatacacatgtagcaatccaaaACTGGACTCATAACTATAATTTCTTTTTCTTTgcctatatagcgctatcttattccacagccATTTAcaaacattattatcactgtccccagtggggctcacaatctagattccctgtaagtatgtctttggagtgtgggaggaaaccggaggaaatccAAGCaaccacggggagaacatacaaactccttgcaggggtgtaattggtgggatttgaacccaggaccccagagctgcaaggctaaccactgagGCACCGTGCTGCCCTGTTAAAACTTAAAAATCCTCAAAATTTCGAGCTTTGAGATTATATGGAGGACTGGGTCAGATTGTGATCAGATTCTGTTCCAAAAACTCAGTGCAAGTTAAAGTATGTTCACATGTAATTTTTGGAGTAGAATCTCTCTAAATCCTCATCAAATCCTCAAAACGTgtttttggtgatgtattcatgcgaGTACCCCTTAATTTTTTTGCATCCgttgggattggttcagtatggcattgCAGCCCatggaccaaaaaatgttgtgcacccctggtcTAGATCAGAGCATATTTACGTGTGTGAACGGCCGAATCACAGTCCAGACTCAAATCCCAGCGAATCAGTGACAAGACGTGAAAATCGCTGATCACAGTCGTCTCCATCCGATCTCACTGAGCGAGTGTGCaaagaaaggtggtcctacaaagtattgactcaggggggctgaatacaaatgcaagtcTCAATTTATATTTTTGGAATATTTGGGAAATCAGGTATCATTTCCTTTATACGTCACAAATACATGCTACTTTGTGTTGGCGTCAAATAAAATCTGGGAGTAATGTGAAAAagtgtggaaaagttcacggggtatgaatactttttcaagtcaCTGCATATAAGATCTGTTCTTATTATTTACATTTCTGCTGTGGAAATTAGTTCTGTTCCCTCCTGTAATAAAATCTGGTTATGAAAAGTCAGAGGAGCGGAATCTTTTGTAACTTACAGGAACTGTGTAATTGGGAAGTTTGGAAACACCCAGAGTTCATACATGTGCAACTTCCTAAACTCCGCACGTGCCGCATACGAAGGATGTGGTGCAGCTCATGAACAGAACTCCAACAACAGCAGTATATACTGACACAGATGGAACTCTAGCCACAAACAGGGGCTGATACACAGTAACAAACTGTGCTGCCCATCTTCTTACATCATCATGTTAGCTCTGGGTGGGGGGTCGTGGATGGAAGCATTTAGTGCCCCCATTATCTGACATCAGCGATGGATTAAATCAGGTCTATCAGAAAGCTGCAGATCTTTTTCTGACCCGGTGGTCCGGCGTTCTGCTGCTTTAATAAAACGCATTGTCTCTTTAATAAACCACCTAGAACCCGCGGTGTGTGATACAATGTAACAAGTTCTgattctatttatttatttgcacATTCCGGTGGTAAAATCACTTTCACGGCCAATCAGAAATGAGGAAGTGGTTGTGGACGTAGCGGTGCGCGTTGTACAGAGGAGCAGCTTGTGCTCCGCTACTTCTCGTAACTACAGCAGTAACCATGGAGACACGAGACGTTCACGGCGTCGCCACTAACGAAATCATTCCTGGGATCCCATTATATGGTGTCATGAAAATGTCTCATGATCTCCGTATAGAAAGGGGCTGTCTGGGCAGAAAATATTCATGACCTatccttaaaggggatgtctgggCAGAAAATATTCATGACCTatccttaaaggggatgtctgggcagaaaatattaattacctgtccttaaagggattgtctggacagaaaatattgatgatctatccttaaaggggttgtctggacagAAAATATTAATTAcgtatccttaaaggggttgtctggacagAAAATATTCATGACCTATCCTTAAATGGGTTATCTGGACAGAAAATAATAATGACCTATCATTAGAGGGGTTGCGTGGATGGAAAATATTCATGACCTATCCTTAAAGGGTTGTCTGGGCACAAAATATTCATGACTGATCCTTCAAGGGGTTGTCTGGATGGAAAATATTCATGACTTAATacattgaatggagctgtgctCACTGGAGTTGTTTTCAGCTTTTAGGTGAAGGTACGGGACGTCACTTTAATaaagcataggtcatcaatatcttatcGTTGGGTGTTTGTAACGGTATAAAAGTGGACGTAACCAAGGGCAACTTCTTAAAAAGTCCTAAAAAAAGCTGCAGAGATGCTGAACCCTGGTGCTGTTACTGTGTTTCCTTTTCGGACATTGTTGCAGTGAACTTCTTGTTTCTACACTGGTGATTTTACGCCCGGATGGGAGCCTGGACGGTTATTCGCTGCTCGCCGCCGGTGCTGCAAGCAATGGCGCAACTCTTGCACAAGCCTGCAACGTCTTGGGGGGATGGTGGGGTAGATATAGTCAGATCTCGCATACAGTCCTGATTTCAGAGACCTGGGCGGTGGGAGACATCATGACCACATTAAGGTATTTGTGTCTTTTCTAGGGTTTCCCAAGGCTCCATACTGGGGTATAACAAATGACCAGGGGCCCCAAAGCTGAGCTTAGCATAGGGCCCCACAGTCAGGGTCACAATGGGCGGTGATGAGGGATGGTGCTGCCCTGGAGCCTCAGTGAGGGAGCGCCGGGGGCATTAATTATGTTGTAATGTGCATGTCAGTCACTGGGGGCGCACTAATCTGTACATGAGGCAACTCCAGGGTCCTACATAGGGGTAGAGGGGTATTAGCCCCCAATCCTCCCCGGCCAATAACGCTACATCGTGCCGGACTCAACTAGGTCAGCGGATATTTCTAGGGGGGAAATCACTGACATCGCAACTACGGAAATAATATGAAAAAAAGGTCTCTTCTTACATGATCAGGAGGATTGGATACAGCAGCTCagccgacagtatcacacatgaggagCTTAGATACACCGAGCTAGCAAACTGCATCTGACATGATAGCTTTATATACAGTACATTGagctgcagacagtatcacacaggataggattagatacacggctcagcagacggtaagacacaggaaaggattagatacacagctcagcagtatcacacaggataggattagatacacggctcagcagtcagtatcacacaggataggattagatacacggctcagcagtcagtatcacacaggataggattagatacacagctcagcagacagtatcacacaggataggattagatacacggctcagcagtcagtatcacacaggataggattagatacacggctcggcagacagtatcacacaggataggattagatagatggctcagcagacagtgtcacacaggataggattagatacacggctcggcagacagtgtcacacaggataggattagatacacggctcggcagacagtatcacacaggataggattagatagatggctcagcagacagtgtcacacaggataggattagatacacggctcggcagacagtatcacacaggataggattagatagacTTTacttgcggtggacaccgcgtAACGTTCACACTTCCTTCCCTTCCACAAGTTGACTGACTTGCTGCCCatactgacatatatatattttccagTTCGTTCCAAGTGGATGCAAATTAAGTAATTACTACCGGGGTCCTACCAAGTGTACCactacatttagcacactgatgaaggtcaagtACAGACCGAAACGTTTGCGAGTACTGTATGTAAATAACCACCCCCCATTTTGCATCACATTTTACTGGAGTGTGCTAGTTACTTACAttctaggattagatacacggctcagcagacagtatcacacaggagaggattagatacacagctcagcagatacaATCACACAGGCtagaattaaggtaccttcacactaaacgactttgcaacgataacgatagcgatccgtgacgttgcagcgtcctggctagcgatatcgtttagtttgacacgcagcagcgatctggatcctgctgtgatatcgctggtcgttgactaaagtccagaactttatttggtcgtcagatcgccgtgtattgttgtgtttgacagcaaaagcaacgataccagcgatgttttacaatggtaaccagggtaaatatcgggttactaagcggggggccgctcttagtaacccgatatttaccctggttaccattgtaaaagtaaaaaaaacaaacagtacatactcaccttctgctgtctgtcacacgtcccccgctgtccgcttcctgcactgactgagcgccggccgtaaagtaaaagcagagcgcagcggtgacgtcaccgctctgctgttaggaccggcactcagtcagtgcaggaagcggacaccgggggacgcatgtaagtatgtactgtttgtttttttacattttacactagtaaccagggtaaacatcgggttactaagcgcggccctgcgcttagcaacccgatgtttaccctggttacccggggacttcggcatcgttggtcgctggagagctgtctgtgtgacagctctccagcgaccacacagcgacgctgcagcgatcggcatcgttgtctgtatcgctgcagcgtcgcttagtgtgaaggtacctttagatacacagctcaataaacagtatcacacaggataggattagatacatggctcagcagacagtatcacacatgatagaatGGGATACACCACCCCAGTAGGAAGTTTCACAAGTGATGGTCTTAGATACACCAGTTAGGTGGTACCCTGTCCCTGGATAACATTCTCGTTTACAGTTTTATGTTCTTTGCTCTTTCGCAGCCCTTCAATGTCCTTTGGGCTGAGACTGTCAGTCGGGGTGATGCTGACGGTCAgcaatgtcttcctcctcatcgCCATATCCACAAATCGTTGGGCCGACACTGCAGATGGGGTATATGCCGGCATCTGGAAACGGTGCAACCGAGAATTCTGCCAATCCCACTCAGAAATTAGTAAGTCATCATCAGGAGCGGCTGTAAATCTGAGCCACAAGCAGTTTCGCCATTGTCCTGCTTCAGCAGGGGTTGTCACCTCCTAAGTCATCATCAGGAGAGGCTGTAAATCTGAGCCACATGTAGTTTCGCCATTGTCCTGCTCCAGCAGGGGTTGTCACCTCGTAAGTCATCATCAGGAGCGGCTGTAAATCTGAGCCACATGTAGTTTCGCCATTGTCCTGCTCCAGCAGGGGTTGTCTCTAGTAAGTCATCATCAGGAGCGGCTGTAAATCTGAGCCACATGTAGTTTCGCCATTGTCCTGCTCCAGCAGGGGTTGTCATTTAGTAAGTCATCATCAGGAGCGGCTGTAAATCTGAGCCACATGTAGTTTCGCCATTGTCCAGCTCCAGCAGGGGTTGTCATCTAGTAAGTCATCATCAGGAGCGGCTGTAAATCTGATCCACATGTAGTTTCGCCATTGTCCAGCTCCAGCAGGGGTTGTCATCTAGTAAGTCATCATCAGAAGCGACTGTAAATCTGTGCCACATGTAGTTTCGCCATTGTCTAGCTACAGCAGGGGTTGTCATCTAGGAAGTCATCATCAGGAGCGGCTGTAAATCTGAGCCACGTGTAGTTTCGCCATTGTCCAGCTCCAGCAGGGGTTATCACCTAGTAAGTCATCATCAGGAGTGGCTGTAAATCTGATCCACATGTAGTTTCGCCATTGTTCAGCTCCAGCAGGGGTTGTCATCTAGTAAGTCATCATCAGGAGCAGCTGTAAATCTGAGCCACATGTAGTTTCGCCATTGTCCAGCTCCAGCAGGGGTTGTCACCTAGTAAGTCATCATCAGGAGTGGCTGTAAATCTGAGCCACATGTAGTTTCACCATTGACCAGCTCCAGCAGGGGTTGTCATCTAGTAAGTCATCATCAGGAGCAGCTGTAAATCTGAGCCACATGTAGTTTCGCCATTGTCCAGCTCCAGCAGGGGTTGTCACCTAGTAAGTCATCATCAGGAATGGCTGTAAATCTGATCCACATGTAGTTTCGCCATTGCTCAGCTCCAGCAGGGGTTGTCATCTAGCAAGTTATCATCAGGAGCGGCTGTAAATCTGAGCCACATGTAGTTTCGCCATTGTCCAGCTCCAGCAGGGGTTGTCACCTAGTAAGTCATCATCAGGAGTGGCTGTAAATCTGAGCGACATGTAGTTTCACCATTGACCAGCTCCAGCAGGGGTTGTCATCTAGTAAGTCATCATCAGGAATGCCTGTAAATCTGAGCCACGTGTAGTTTCGCCATTGTCCAGCTCCAGCAGGGGTTGTCACGTAGTAAGTCATCATCAAGAGTGGCTGTAAATCTGATCCACATGTAGTTTCACCATTGTCCAGCTCTTGCTGGGGTTGTCACCTAGTAAGTCATCATCAGGAGCAGCTGTAAATCTGAGCCACATGTAGTTTCGCCATTGTTCAGCTCCAGCAGGGGTTGTCTTCTAGTAAGTCATCATCAGGATCGTCTGTAAATCTGAGCCACAAGCAGTTTCGCCATTGTCCAGCTCCAGCAGGGTTTTTTTCACCTTTGTCACCTAAGTTCCCTAGTGATCGGCCAGGTTTGTCGTATTGGTGTCCATACAAGTGCAGTGTTTGTCTGCCTCACACTAGTCTGGACACATCCCGCCGTCCTCTTCGTGGTCTCTTGTCTTTATGTAATAATTTCTCCTTTTTCTCTTTCTCACTCAGTTCACGCCAAAGTCCTCCTGATCTTCTTCCTCATATTTAACATCTTAACCAACATCGCCGTTATATTCACCCTCTGGGCGGGAGAAGAGGACTACAAGAAAATCATCGGAAAAACCAGTCTGTTTAATGGTAGAAATGAGCAGTaacatatctgtatctatctacatACACAGCTATAACATGAACACAGTGTGTATACACAGAGCTATAACATGAGCGCTGTGTATATACAGAGCTATGACATGAGCTCTGTGTATATACAGCTATAACATGagggctgtgtgtatatacagctaTAACATGAGCgctgtgtgtatatacagctaTAACATGagcgctgtgtgtgtatatacagctaTAACAGGAGTGCTGTGCATATACAGAGCTATAACAAGAGCGCTGTGTATATACAGCTATAACAAGAGTGCTGTGCATATAGAGCTATAACATGAGCGCTGTGTATATACAGCTATAACACGAACACTGTGTGTATACACAGCTGTAACATGAGCGCTGTGCATATACAGAGCTATAACATGAGCTCTGTGTATATACAGCTATAACAtgagtgctgtgtgtgtatatacagagcTATAACATGAGCGCTGTGTATACAGCTATAACACGAGCgctgtgtgtatatacagctaTAACATGAGCGCTGTGTGTGTATACATAGCTATAACATGAGCTCTATGCATATACAGCTATAACATAAGCGGTGTGTATATATAGCTAGAACATGAGCTCTGTGTATATACAGCTATAACATGAGCGCTGTGTGTATATAGAACTATAACATGAGCgctgtgtgtatatacagctaTAACATGAGCTCTGTGAATATACAGAGCTATAACACGAGCGTTGTGTGTATATACAGCTATAACAAGAGCGCTGTGCATATACAGAGCTATAACATGAGCTCTGTGTATATACAGCTATAACATGAGCTCTGTGTATATACAGCTATAACATGAGCgctgtgtgtatatacagctaTAAAATGAGCTCTGTGTGTATATACAGCTATGACATGAGCTCTGTGTATATACAGCTATAACAcgagtgctgtgtgtatatacagctaTAACATGAGCGCTGTGCATATACAGAGCTATAACATGAGCGCTGTGTATATACAGCTATAACACAAGCGCTGTGTGTATACAGATATAACATGAGCTCTGTGTATATACAGGTATAACACGAGCGCTGTGTGTATATACAGAGCTATAACACGAGCGCGGTGTGTATATAGAGCTATAACATGAGCGCTGTGTGTATATAGAGCTATAACATGAGCGCTGTGTGTATATAGAGCTGTAACATGAGCGCTGTGTGTATATAGAGCTATAACATGAGCGCTGTGTATACAGCTGTAACATGAGCGCTGTGTGTATACAGAGCTATAACACGTGCGCGGTGTGTATATAGAGCTATAACATGAGCGCTGTGTGTATATAGAGCTGTAACATGAGCTTGGTGTGTATATAGAGCTATAACATGAGCGCTGTGTGTATACAGCTGTAACATGAGCGCTGTGTGTATACAGAGCTATAACACCTGCGCGGTGTGTATATAGAGCTATAACATGAGCGCTGTGTGTATATAGAGCTATAACATGAGCGCTGTGTGTATATAGAGCTGTAACATGAGCGCGGTGTGTATATAGAGCTATAACATGAGCGCGGTGTGTATATAGAGCTATAACATGAGCGCTGTGTGTATACAGCTGTAACATGAGCGCTGTGTGTATACAGAGCTATAACACGTGCGCGGTGTGTATATAGAGCTATAACatgagagctgtgtgtatatagagcTATAACATGAGCGCTGTGTGTATATAGAGCTGTAACATGAGCGCTGTGTGTATACAGAGCTATAACACGTGCGCGGTGTGTATATAGAGCTATAACATGAGCGCTGTGTGTATATAGAGCTATAACATGAGCGCTGTGTGTATATAGAGCTATAACATGAGCGCTGTGTATATAGAGCTATAACATGAGCGCTGTGTGTATATAGAGCTGTAACATGAGCGCGGTGTGTATATAGAGCTATAACATGAGCGCTGTGTGTATACAGCTGTAACATGAGCGCTGTGTGTATACAGAGCTATAACACGTGCGCGGTGTGTATATAGAGCTATAACATGAGAGCTGTGTGTATACAGCTATAACATGAGCGCTGTATGTAGTGACCGGTCGTTTCTCTCCTTCCAGCCTTCTTGGGGATGGCCGGGATGACTTCCGCCACAGTCTTCTTCGCGCTGGCCGTGGACCGCAGACACATCCTATACGGCCTCCCGCTGGGCTGGCTGAGCACGGGGCTGGTGGTCGCGGCTGGTGAGTTTTATATTTGCCCTTTTCTGTGGGACCACAGGGCTGCACGTGGCATGGGACTGGTGAGACGATGGTGGTGGCTGCTCTCCGGAAACTTCCCATCACTTTTTCCAGGGCCAATAGATGGAGGACAGGGGCCGTTGTCACTGGGTGAAGTTTCAGAGCGAGAACCTCGGGGGCGGGACCCTCCTGCCACGTTGCACATGACCGATGCCATCCTTCTCCTCAACAGGTATCGTGAGTTTAGTCCACGCTGCTCTGGAGCCGGACAAGACCTCCACCACCATACAAGACTTGATAAAGGGCAACAAAGACCCCCCGCCATATCCGGGCACCGAGGCTGGGCCAACCACAGCTGCGCCAACCTGTGCTGCACCAACCACCGCTGCACCAACCAGCATCATTGTGTCTTAAAGGGGAATACAACTTGTAGAATCTTAACAGCTGGGGCAGACGTCACTCATTTAAAGGGAAACTTCTTCCaggtttttaaattattttaaaactTTGATAAAAACGACAACTTCCTTTGACCCACCCCCCAGAGAGTGTGAAAGGTGAATTTTTCAGGGTCTGTTTAGTACCTTCGTTAGTTTTAGCATTATACTGCGTACATAATGCTCTGCTTATTTTCTGACacagagctccaaatcccctgcCTAGATACTGAACTTAAAAGGATAAAATTCTGTTGCACCTGTTGTTACCACTAGAGGCAGCTGAGCAGCTTACCATATACAATTTActcctaagctccctctagtggagacaGCTGGTAATCAGAATTTTCTCTTTCTCAGTTCTACGTCTAGGCAGAGGAGTTGGAGTTCTGTATCAGTAAAGTGTTGACCACAATGAATAAATATATGTTGAGTCAGCAATTAATTATTTACTATTTAATTAATATGCTAATTACCGGTATGTCTTTTGATAACAATATAATTTTTTTAGAGAAAAAACGTCTGTAAACCTCCATCTtatctttttttaaaataaaccaGTTTTTTTAATTTGAGTGTTTATTTTCCAGCTTATTATTTAGGAAGCCAAAGGGACACAGACTTACCCAATCTGTGAGAAGAGACTTAGCTTCAATGCTAATTATATTCCCATGCGAGATGAAATCACAAAAATCAGAGCAATTACTGTCAGAAAGACTAACAAACTGAACCATGCTGGAGACAGAGCATGCTACAAGGATCTCTGTTTCTTTAAATCCCTGTGCTATGCTACATCTTCATATGATCCTCAGGGGTGGGGCTATTACAACCACAAATAAGTTTCATAGAGGGCAAAAATAAGATAAATTACTGTTAGTGAAACTGATACACTGAGTGATGTCAGTGGCCTAACGTGACATGAATATTTTAAATTCTTTAAATTCCTGTGTCATTCTTTACACTCATATTATCCTCAGGGGTGGGGTCAGAACAACCACAATTACGTTTCATAGAGGGCAAAAATAAGATAAATTACTGTTAGTGAAACTGATACACTGTGTGATGTCAGTGGCGTAGTGTGACATGAAGATTTTTCATTCTTTAAATTCCTGTGTCAATCTTCACCCTCATATGATCCTCAGGGGTGGGGCCAGTACAACCACAATTGAGTTTTATAGAGAGTAGGAATCAGTTAAATTAATGTCAGCTAAACTGATGCAAGTAATGTTAGTTGCCAAGTGTGACATGAAGATTTTAAAATCTTTAAATTCCTGTTTCATTCTCAGCCCTCATATAATCCTCAGGGGCGGGACTACTACAACCACAACAACTGTGTTTTATAGAGGGCAAAAATTAGAGAGATTATTCTAAGTGAAACTGATGTACTGTGCCATGTCAGTTGCCTAGTGCAACATGAAAATTTCCAATTCATTATATTCCTGTGTCATTCTCAGCCCTCATATAATCCTCAGGGGCGGGACTACTACAACCACAATTGAGTTTTATAAGTGGCAAAAATTAGAGAGATTACTCTAAGTGAAACtgggctataataataaataataatatactgtGTCATGTTAGTTGCCTAGTGTAACATGACGATTTCCAATTAAATAAATTCCTGTGTCACTCTAGGCCCTCATATAATCCTCAGGGGTGGGACTACTACAAACACAATTGAGTTTTATAGGGGGCAAAAATTGCAGCAATTACTGTAAGTGAAACTGATACACTGTATCATGTTAGTTGCCTTGTGTGACATAAATATGTCCAATACCTTTAACTCCTGTGTCATTTTCCACCCTATATGATCCTCAGGGGCGGGGCTAATAtaccaaaattgtgttttatagagTGTAAAAATCAGAGAAATTACTGTCAGTGAAACTGATACATTGTCATGTCAAAGGTCTGGCGTAAAACAAAAATTTATGATATTTTAAATCCCTATTTCATGCTTCAACTCCACATATGATCCTCAGGGGTGGGTCTactacaacaaaaaaaattttatATTAAGGGCAAAAAGTCTGAGAAATTACTTTCCATGAATATGAGTCATTGTGTTCTGCCGAGGGATGAAGAACGACACAACTATTTCCGCCTCTCTACACCACTCTCCTCTCCCTTATGATCTTCCTGGGTGGGGCTACTACATCCACAATTAAGTTTTATAGACAGCAAAAATCAAATAATTTACTGTCATCAAAATTGATAAGCTGAGTTACTACGGAGGCAGAACATAACACAAAGATTTTCGCTTTTTCAAATCTCTGCGCTATGCTCCACCCATTATGATCCTCAGGGGAGGGGCTACAATAATCAGAATTAACTATCATAAACTTcacgtctttttttttctttctattcctATAAGATGCCTATAACTTTGATGGGAATTGTAGTGTTAGAACTGTTGGCCAGAAACAGTTTGGGGTAATTGTTCTAGAAGGTGCCATATTACAAATTAATTTCCGCATCTTGCTCCAGAAAAAGCCGCTGGTTGTAGATGTTTTATTTTTATgctaaagatctgtcttgtcacacAGAAAAGATTCACACCAGATATGTTTCATAAATTCCAAATTCCATAATCAGGATTATTCCCCCATGAGAATTCTTTTAAAATTTATATTCAGCAGTGTTCTAATTAAGATCtgtttctgggaaagctgggtggaaaGCAACATGACCGCATTTTTtggttcccattgggggatgtcacCTAGTTCTCCCAGATTCCTGAATGGCAATTAAACCTTGAGAAAATACACCTCCTCTATATGGAAAAGAATTGTCATTCAGGAACCTGGGAAAGCTGGATGAAAAATCAGAAATTATTGGTTGTGACTTCTGTCAACAATTTTTCACACATTGTTTCAACTTGGGAACATCACCTAACTTTTCTGGAATTCTGAAAGGCATGTTTGCCATTTAGAAGTCTGCAAATAACGGTTGTGTTAGTTGTCACCAAGCTTTCCCAGGAACATagataactgaaaaaaaaacagctaaaaagaGTATACAACAAAGTGACAGGTATGACACCCAGCTTTCCTAGAATCCTGCAGAGAAATAAAAATATGGAAGTGTCACACGTTTACCATTCAGGAGGCAagtaaagctgggtgacaaccacaTGAGAGCTGTAAAGGCTGTAGTTCttgtcactcagctttcccagaAACCAAAGGAAACAAAAATGGACAGGTTACAATTGTTATAATCAATGAGTGCTGCGGATCGGGGCTGTATATATAAGTATGTGCCTGTATGAAGTCCAGAGCGCGCCGAGTCTTGTCACCATCCTGTCACCGATCCAGAAGACGCGGAGAAACGATTACCGAACACCATCCCATACAACTGTCTTTATGACCAATCCGGACACGTTAGCGAGGTCCGGTGCCTCTCCGACATTCGTGCATTCGATAGGCGCACATGTAAAAGATCCCTGCAATCAGAGAGGAGAGCGGTAGAGAAAGAGACACAAGGGAGAACTGCACTCACATACTGATTCTACTGCCCTGAAATCACGTCTTACCTGCGAAGAAAGTCATCAGCAAAGCGACCCAGCCCAAGATATAGGACCAGGAGAAACGCCAGTCGCCAAACCGTTTGCCCAGGAAATTAACGGTTACCCCAGTGTAAATTGCCATAGCCAGTAACACAAAAAGTGCTGAGAACATGAAGAAGCAGGCATCAGTTCAACAATAAGGaacattactataatactgcctctatgtgcaaTAATATGActgctacaatactgccccctatgggtaattatataactgctataataatgcccttatgtacatgaatataacttctatattattgctccctatatacaagaatataactactataatactgctcctatgtacaagaatataactactataatactgctcctatgtacaagaatataactactataatactgctcctatgtacaagaatataactacta contains:
- the TMEM202 gene encoding transmembrane protein 202 — protein: MTTLSPSMSFGLRLSVGVMLTVSNVFLLIAISTNRWADTADGVYAGIWKRCNREFCQSHSEIIHAKVLLIFFLIFNILTNIAVIFTLWAGEEDYKKIIGKTSLFNAFLGMAGMTSATVFFALAVDRRHILYGLPLGWLSTGLVVAAGIVSLVHAALEPDKTSTTIQDLIKGNKDPPPYPGTEAGPTTAAPTCAAPTTAAPTSIIVS